CTGGCGTTTGGCGCAACCCCGGGCCTGTTCAGTCAATGGTACGAGTATGACAAACCAACGAGTTTAGCGGAAACGGAGCTCATTGGCAGCGTGCTTTTTCCTGGGTTTGGCTCGAGCGGTGGACTGTCTTCGCAGGCCGTGCGTAATCTATTCGTCGAAACCAGCGCGGACATTCGCCGGTTGACGGAGGCCATCGAGACCATCGAAGCGGTGTTTGCCGATGATTGGGGGCGGGTCGTCGCGCGCGTCGTTGCGGAAATGCGTATAGATGCCGAGCGATCGTGCGTCACGAAGAGTTGCAAAGACGACTGCGCAAAAGGCAAAGGCGCGTGCGCTGTCGTTGCGACGATTGGGCAATACAGTGGCCTCTTTGCGGCGCTCGCTTTCGAATCGGACCCGGACCGAGTTGCTGCCGCCATTGACGCGGCCGCATCGCCTGGTGGTGGGTATCGCCGTAAAAACGTTCCCGGAGCATTTACCATTTCGCTTGGATCGCTCGCGGGATTGTCGGGTGGTGCCGAGCTGCGTTTTGGTTCGTATGGTGGAAAGAAGGAAACCGGCAAAGTCCCCTATCTCGCGGCGCCGACGTTGACCCTTCCGGTGGGGATCGACTTTACGCGTGGCTTCGGTACGCACAATTTGGGGCTTTTCGTATCGGCCATCGATCCGGCGGCATATCTGCAATACGATGCCGTCGCGGGGGCGACGCTTCCCGGCGCGCAGCTCGTGACGGTTCTCGCGCCCGGTGCGTGGCTGCATGCGAGCGTTTTCGACAGTCCGTTTACCCTTGGCATGTACGGCGTTTTTCGACCGGGGTTGCGCGCGGATGCGTCTGGGCTGAGTGTCCCCAGCGCTCATGCTCTTCAATTCGGTGTTTCCGCCTCCGTCGACGTGACGCTTTTCGACTTGTTTTCGAGCTCCGCGTCCGTTCGAAAGTGAGCTTTCTCGACGCGTTTCCATGGCGCGCCGCAGCGCATCCGTGGTAAGAGCTTTGCCTGGAGAGTTCGGATGCTCGTTGTCGTCAGTGATCTACATTTTCAGCATGTATCGGCGGATGCCATTCGTTACGTTCGCGATGGCGTCGTTCGCGAGGTGGGCGTGCGACGTAACGTCACCTCGGGCGCGATGCAGATGCTCTTGGCTGACGTTCATGCGCGCGCGAAACGCGCGATGTCGAACCAAATCGAACTCGTGTTTGCTGGTGACATCTTCGAGCTTTTGCGCACGCCGCTTTGGTTCTGTGGCGGCGCATTGGACGTGCGTCCAACGGCATTCGAGTTGGGACCGGATTCGCCGTGGAATCCGCTGCGCGCAAAGGTCCACGAGGTGCTCGACGCCATCGTGGAGGACAACAAGGACGTCTGGCCGGTTCTCGCGCGGTTTGTCCGCGAAGGGTCGCTCGAGCGCAAAGGTCAAGTTTTGTGTCTCGAATCGGGGACGGTCGTGAATGTGCAATACATTCCCGGCAATCACGATCGGCTCGTCAATGCGTGGCCTTCCGTGCGTCGCCGCATTCGTGAAATCCTCAGCATGCCGCCGTCCGAACAACCATTTCCGCATACGATCGAACGCCCGAAGGACACGGGATATCGCGTCAAAATTCGGCATGGTCATGAATACGACAGGTGGAACATCGGCGTTCCCGTTCCATTTGGCAAACCCATCGAGCTGACGGACGAAGAATATCTCACACCCTGCTCGGGCGATTACGTGACGCTCGAGATTGCCACGCGGCTTTGTGTTGGTTTCCGAGCGCTTCACGGGAAAGCTTTGAGGGCAAACGATGAACGTGGGGCGAGGATGCGCGACTTTTACAATGCGCTCGTCGAATTCGACGACGTTCGCCCACCGACGCTCCTGCTGAAATACCTGCAAACGCGCCTCGGTAGTCTGCATGCGGAGCTATTCGAATTGCTCCGACCGGTGTTGCTCGACATTTACCTTGCGGCGCTCGCCAGCCCATTTTTCCAGGACATGGCGCATCGAATGGAAATGCTCAAGTTTTTCCGCGAACCCGTGGTGACCATCGTTCGTGAAGCGTTGCAATCGCTTTCGCCGACGACGCTCGAGGGGCTCGTGCAGCGGCTACGCGCGATGGATACGAGCGGTGATACCGAGCGCGGGGCGGCCATGGCGAGTCGAGAACGTGGTGTCGAGGAAGGGCAATACGACATTGTCGTGGCGGGTCATACGCACCATCCGGATCAGCTTCCATTGCCGAGCCCTGCGGGATCGGGTCGCGAAGTGTTTTTCTTGGATAGCGGCACGTGGCGTTCGACGATACGCGTTGGCATTGGCGATTCATTCGGCCGTATGCGCGCGTATACGATGGTGATGTGTTATTCGGATGAAGAATGCAACAAGATGACCGATGGGCGGCGTTTCGAGACGTGGACGGGCCACTTGGCGGGCGAAAAGTTCGGCCCGTACGACGTGGAAATCGGCCCCCTTGCCCCGGTGCGTGGTCGATTCATCATGCACGCCATTCGTTTCGACAAAGTCGACGAGGGCGATACGAAGGACGGCGCCGAGGTATATTTGTGTTGGGGTGTGGATGGTGCATCGCAAACGTTCGAGCGCAGCGGCGTCCACAACGGTAGTCATGTGATCCTCGACAAACCTCCGATCGACTTACATGCGAATTTGGATGGGGAGTTCTGGGTATTCGGGCGCGAAGTTGATATGGGGTCGCGATCGATCATCGACGCGGATGACGTTTTTCCGTGGTCGGTGCGGTATCTCGGGCGCGGCGCCGACGGTGAATTCGTTCGCGGCAAGGGCGAGGTCATCCTACATCGCTCGGACAATACGCACCTGGTGCTCGAATACGAAGTGATCGCCGTGGAGTAGTGTGAAACCACGGTAGAAGCCCGGATTTTTTCCGGCACTCGCGGTTCCCCCAAACTCGCGCGCTGTACATAAACTCGTGTGAAACCACGGTAGAAGCCCGGATTTTTTCCGGCACTCGCGGTTCCCCCAAACTCGCCCGCTACGCGGGCTCGAACAGTGGAACCCACCACGAGCGCCGGAAAAATTCGGACTTCTACCTCATTCAAGAGCTGGCATCAGCTATTCAACGTCTTTACAGCAACGAAATCCCAAGTGGTAATTGCCGTGGCTGTCGTGATCCATCACTTTCGTGGCGTGCCAATCGGGGGCGCGCCATCGGCAATCGTCTTCGTGCGCTTCGTAATTCGCAAAAATGAACCAGCTCCCCTTCATCTCCGTTTCACCCGTGCCCCCGCGACTCGTCAATTCTTCCGGGCGCAATGGTAAATTCATGTGCTCGGCAACGTTGCCGTGCAAATCGTAGACGCCAAAGGGACTGCGGCATTCGGGGAACGAGCCTGCGGGAAACGTATTCGATCCGCAACGTTTCCAACCGCTCGACGTGCAACCTTCGCTTTTTTGGCTCCGCGTGCCACACAAAGAGTGGTCCTTTTTGATACCATAAGCCCACCGCAGCTCGCGATCGCGATTGTGCAGGTATTTGGCATCTTTGCGTTCCTTGCCAAAAAAATATTCTTCGACGGGCGCATGAACCGCCCCCGCGCACGAGCCTTCCCATTCGTGCGCGTCGCATAAACGTTTGCCAATCGCCCCGCAGAGCTCGACCGCTTCACGCGCCGATGCATACACGACGGGATGTTCACAGGGGATACCGGGAAATTCGTATCGATCGATGCACGCTTTGGCATTTTCTGCGGTTTGTCCAGCCAATGGATCGTACATGGGCGTCATGAAGGGCGCACCGCACTTCGGCTCGTCCGGTTCGAACCCGCCGAGCGCATTGCGTTTTTCCCGGCATTCCTTGCGCGTCAGAGGATACTTCGTCACCGCGGGATTGCCTTGACCCATGAGCGACGAGCGGTCGATGATGGCTTTGACCGCCTTTAGCTGTTCGTCACTCAGGTGCAATAACGGGCCCATGCGCCGCAAAAGCGCCGCGCGCTGCTCTTCGAGCGTTTCTGGATACAGGTCCTCGTCGGGCAGCGCTGGCATCTCGACGCGTGCGGGAGCGGGCGTCGTAGCGGAAGCCGAGGGCAGGGGAGTGGCCGAGGGCGTTGCCGTTGGCTCTGCGGCTTGCGTCGCGCTGGAGCTCGATGCGGGGGCCGGAGGCGTGTCTTTCGATGTGGATGTGCAGGCCGCGCAGAGCGGCGCGGATGACAAGAGCAGCGAGGCGAGGAATGCACGGTGGGCGCGGGCAGAGTCCATACGACGATCGGAGTTGCCCGAGCGTGATCCGTCCGCGCCGGGAGGTCAAGGCATGACGGTGAG
The nucleotide sequence above comes from Polyangiaceae bacterium. Encoded proteins:
- a CDS encoding SUMF1/EgtB/PvdO family nonheme iron enzyme; translated protein: MDSARAHRAFLASLLLSSAPLCAACTSTSKDTPPAPASSSSATQAAEPTATPSATPLPSASATTPAPARVEMPALPDEDLYPETLEEQRAALLRRMGPLLHLSDEQLKAVKAIIDRSSLMGQGNPAVTKYPLTRKECREKRNALGGFEPDEPKCGAPFMTPMYDPLAGQTAENAKACIDRYEFPGIPCEHPVVYASAREAVELCGAIGKRLCDAHEWEGSCAGAVHAPVEEYFFGKERKDAKYLHNRDRELRWAYGIKKDHSLCGTRSQKSEGCTSSGWKRCGSNTFPAGSFPECRSPFGVYDLHGNVAEHMNLPLRPEELTSRGGTGETEMKGSWFIFANYEAHEDDCRWRAPDWHATKVMDHDSHGNYHLGFRCCKDVE